From Plodia interpunctella isolate USDA-ARS_2022_Savannah chromosome 18, ilPloInte3.2, whole genome shotgun sequence, a single genomic window includes:
- the LOC128677841 gene encoding testis-specific serine/threonine-protein kinase 4-like isoform X3: protein MPGPDVRANENVFGEMSTEPAATLHSGTETKPDRKLTVLETHGYVLGRTIGSGSYATVKVATSERHNCQVAVKIISKFQAPGDYLKKFLPREIEVVKGLKHENLIRFLQAIETTHRDIKCENLLMDHGLNIKLSDFGFARGHMKPKNGVYSLSETFCGSYAYASPEILKGVPYRPQDSDIWSMGVVLYAIVYGRLPFDDTNYTQLLKQVQNKVSFPREPKVSTECRKLITRILAPLKVRLKIPQILADPWLNPNQPSKDEEVDAQDKEVNSKEEIKSVNIGTVTFDRKLEEVK from the exons ATGCCGGGGCCGGATGTTAGAGCCAATGAAAATGTATTCGGCGAGATGTCGACAGAGCCCGCGGCGACTCTGCATAGCGGAACTGAAACTAAACCTGACAGAAAACTTACCGTCCTCGAAACACATGGATATGTACTTGGTAGAACTATTGGGTCTGGATCGTATGCTACCGTCAAG GTAGCAACGAGTGAAAGGCACAACTGCCAAGTAGCAGTAAAAATTATTAGCAAGTTTCAAGCGCCAGGCGATTATCTGAAGAAATTCCTTCCAAGAGAAATAGAAGTCGTAAAAGGGCTGaaacatgaaaatttaatacgGTTTTTGCAAGCAATCGAAACTACACACAG AGACATTAAATGCGAGAATCTACTAATGGATCACGGTCTGAACATAAAGCTTTCTGATTTTGGATTCGCGAGGGGTCATATGAAGCCGAAAAATGGAGTGTATTCCTTGAGTGAAACCTTCTGCGGCAGTTATGCCTATGCCTCTCCCGAAATTCTCAAAGGAGTCCCATACAGGCCGCAGGACTCTGATATATGGAGTATGGGAGTTGTGTTGTACGCCATTGTCTACGGACGTCTGCCATTTGATGATACAAACTACACGCAATTGTTAAAG CAAGTTCAAAACAAAGTTTCATTCCCTCGAGAGCCAAAGGTTTCAACGGAATGCCGCAAACTAATCACCAGGATTCTGGCTCCTCTGAAGGTCCGCCTGAAAATACCTCAAATCCTCGCCGACCCCTGGCTGAACCCCAACCAACCATCCAAAGATGAAGAAGTCGATGCCCAG GACAAAGAAGTCAATAGCAAAGAAGAAATCAAAAGTGTGAATATAGGAACTGTAACGTTTGATAGAAAATTAGAagaagttaaataa
- the LOC128677556 gene encoding uncharacterized protein LOC128677556 translates to MGVVYVFGVALFCLSVWAVIFLTVMAFFYSIEAVTLIRDVIPQRYVHSTDFVATVKENFQILSDNCYYAAYSYVVLIVVSWFVIFQGKVMDKKAAEKIIGEDILIRH, encoded by the exons ATGGGTGTGGTGTACGTTTTCGGTGTCGCTCTTTTTTGCCTTAGCGTGTGGGCAGTCATATTTTTG ACTGTAATGGCATTCTTCTACAGCATAGAAGCGGTAACTTTAATTCGGGACGTTATACCTCAGAGATATGTCCACTCGACGGATTTTGTGGCGacagtaaaagaaaatttccAAATA cTCTCGGATAACTGCTACTATGCTGCGTACTCGTATGTGGTCCTCATTGTGGTATCCTGGTTCGTCATCTTTCAAGGCAAAGTTATGGACAAGAAGGCAGCGGAGAAGATCATTGGCGAAGACATCTTAATTcg GCATTGA
- the LOC128677841 gene encoding testis-specific serine/threonine-protein kinase 3-like isoform X2: MPGPDVRANENVFGEMSTEPAATLHSGTETKPDRKLTVLETHGYVLGRTIGSGSYATVKVATSERHNCQVAVKIISKFQAPGDYLKKFLPREIEVVKGLKHENLIRFLQAIETTHRVYIVMEYAENGSLLDIIRKDQHIDEIRGRRWFQQLVEAVEYCHDRGVVHRDIKCENLLMDHGLNIKLSDFGFARGHMKPKNGVYSLSETFCGSYAYASPEILKGVPYRPQDSDIWSMGVVLYAIVYGRLPFDDTNYTQLLKQVQNKVSFPREPKVSTECRKLITRILAPLKVRLKIPQILADPWLNPNQPSKDEEVDAQNSDFGTKLAK, translated from the exons ATGCCGGGGCCGGATGTTAGAGCCAATGAAAATGTATTCGGCGAGATGTCGACAGAGCCCGCGGCGACTCTGCATAGCGGAACTGAAACTAAACCTGACAGAAAACTTACCGTCCTCGAAACACATGGATATGTACTTGGTAGAACTATTGGGTCTGGATCGTATGCTACCGTCAAG GTAGCAACGAGTGAAAGGCACAACTGCCAAGTAGCAGTAAAAATTATTAGCAAGTTTCAAGCGCCAGGCGATTATCTGAAGAAATTCCTTCCAAGAGAAATAGAAGTCGTAAAAGGGCTGaaacatgaaaatttaatacgGTTTTTGCAAGCAATCGAAACTACACACAG GGTCTATATAGTGATGGAGTATGCCGAAAATGGCAGTCTCCTAGACATAATCCGCAAAGACCAGCACATCGACGAGATCCGTGGTCGTCGTTGGTTTCAACAACTCGTCGAAGCCGTTGAGTACTGCCACGATAGAGGGGTAGTTCACAG AGACATTAAATGCGAGAATCTACTAATGGATCACGGTCTGAACATAAAGCTTTCTGATTTTGGATTCGCGAGGGGTCATATGAAGCCGAAAAATGGAGTGTATTCCTTGAGTGAAACCTTCTGCGGCAGTTATGCCTATGCCTCTCCCGAAATTCTCAAAGGAGTCCCATACAGGCCGCAGGACTCTGATATATGGAGTATGGGAGTTGTGTTGTACGCCATTGTCTACGGACGTCTGCCATTTGATGATACAAACTACACGCAATTGTTAAAG CAAGTTCAAAACAAAGTTTCATTCCCTCGAGAGCCAAAGGTTTCAACGGAATGCCGCAAACTAATCACCAGGATTCTGGCTCCTCTGAAGGTCCGCCTGAAAATACCTCAAATCCTCGCCGACCCCTGGCTGAACCCCAACCAACCATCCAAAGATGAAGAAGTCGATGCCCAG AATTCCGACTTTGGTACAAAATTGGCTAAATAA
- the LOC128677841 gene encoding testis-specific serine/threonine-protein kinase 3-like isoform X1 yields MPGPDVRANENVFGEMSTEPAATLHSGTETKPDRKLTVLETHGYVLGRTIGSGSYATVKVATSERHNCQVAVKIISKFQAPGDYLKKFLPREIEVVKGLKHENLIRFLQAIETTHRVYIVMEYAENGSLLDIIRKDQHIDEIRGRRWFQQLVEAVEYCHDRGVVHRDIKCENLLMDHGLNIKLSDFGFARGHMKPKNGVYSLSETFCGSYAYASPEILKGVPYRPQDSDIWSMGVVLYAIVYGRLPFDDTNYTQLLKQVQNKVSFPREPKVSTECRKLITRILAPLKVRLKIPQILADPWLNPNQPSKDEEVDAQDKEVNSKEEIKSVNIGTVTFDRKLEEVK; encoded by the exons ATGCCGGGGCCGGATGTTAGAGCCAATGAAAATGTATTCGGCGAGATGTCGACAGAGCCCGCGGCGACTCTGCATAGCGGAACTGAAACTAAACCTGACAGAAAACTTACCGTCCTCGAAACACATGGATATGTACTTGGTAGAACTATTGGGTCTGGATCGTATGCTACCGTCAAG GTAGCAACGAGTGAAAGGCACAACTGCCAAGTAGCAGTAAAAATTATTAGCAAGTTTCAAGCGCCAGGCGATTATCTGAAGAAATTCCTTCCAAGAGAAATAGAAGTCGTAAAAGGGCTGaaacatgaaaatttaatacgGTTTTTGCAAGCAATCGAAACTACACACAG GGTCTATATAGTGATGGAGTATGCCGAAAATGGCAGTCTCCTAGACATAATCCGCAAAGACCAGCACATCGACGAGATCCGTGGTCGTCGTTGGTTTCAACAACTCGTCGAAGCCGTTGAGTACTGCCACGATAGAGGGGTAGTTCACAG AGACATTAAATGCGAGAATCTACTAATGGATCACGGTCTGAACATAAAGCTTTCTGATTTTGGATTCGCGAGGGGTCATATGAAGCCGAAAAATGGAGTGTATTCCTTGAGTGAAACCTTCTGCGGCAGTTATGCCTATGCCTCTCCCGAAATTCTCAAAGGAGTCCCATACAGGCCGCAGGACTCTGATATATGGAGTATGGGAGTTGTGTTGTACGCCATTGTCTACGGACGTCTGCCATTTGATGATACAAACTACACGCAATTGTTAAAG CAAGTTCAAAACAAAGTTTCATTCCCTCGAGAGCCAAAGGTTTCAACGGAATGCCGCAAACTAATCACCAGGATTCTGGCTCCTCTGAAGGTCCGCCTGAAAATACCTCAAATCCTCGCCGACCCCTGGCTGAACCCCAACCAACCATCCAAAGATGAAGAAGTCGATGCCCAG GACAAAGAAGTCAATAGCAAAGAAGAAATCAAAAGTGTGAATATAGGAACTGTAACGTTTGATAGAAAATTAGAagaagttaaataa
- the RNASEK gene encoding ribonuclease kappa-B, producing the protein MVKVCGPKLSLCGLVISVWGIIQLTLMGVFYYIRAVALLEDLPIEEATENSNRTIDEFIAQVESGYTQNAYNCWIAALLYVVTLVVSGHQFWMNNRSSVSM; encoded by the exons ATGGTTAAAGTTTGTGGCCCAAAATTGTCCCTATGTGGTCTCGTCATAAGTGTGTGGGGCATTATACAATTG ACGCTGATGGGCGTCTTTTACTACATCAGAGCCGTAGCGTTGCTTGAAGATCTTCCTATCGAAGAAGCCACGGAGAATAGCAACCGCACAATTGACGAATTCATCGCTCAGGTTGAAAGTGGATACACACAG aatGCCTACAACTGCTGGATTGCCGCTCTATTGTATGTTGTGACACTGGTTGTGTCCGGTCATCAGTTCTGGATGAACAATCGTTCTTCTGTCagcatgtaa